Proteins from one Numenius arquata unplaced genomic scaffold, bNumArq3.hap1.1 HAP1_SCAFFOLD_49, whole genome shotgun sequence genomic window:
- the LOC141478474 gene encoding olfactory receptor 14A16-like has protein sequence MPNSSSITQFLLLAFAHTRELQLLHFWLFLGIYLAALLGNALIITAITCDHRLHTPMYFFLLNLSVLDLASISTTVPKAMANSLFDTRAISYWGCAAQLFLFVLLIAAEYSLLTVMAYDRYVAICQPLHYGTLLGSRNCVHMAAAAWGSGFLNALLHTANTFSLPLCQGNVLDQFFCEIPQILKLSCSHSYLREVGLLVVSVCLSFGCFVFIVVSYVQIFRAVQRIPSEQGRHKAFSTCLPHLAVVSLVITTGMFAYLKPPSISSSPLDLVMSFLYSVVPPAVNPLIYSMRNQELKDTLKKLILSLISQQH, from the coding sequence atgcccaacagcagctccatcacccagttcctcctcctggcatttgcacacacacgggagctgcagctcttgcacttctggctcttcctgggcatctacctggctgccctcctgggaaacgcgctcatcatcaccgccatcacctgtgaccaccgcctccacacccccatgtacttcttcctcctcaacctctccgttcttgacctggcgtccatctccaccactgtccccaaagccatggccaattccctgtttgacaccagggccatctcctactggggatgtgctgcacagctatttctgtttgtcctcTTGATTGCAGCAGAGTATTCTCTTCTCAcagtcatggcctacgaccgctacgttgccatctgccaacccctgcactacgggaccctcctgggcagcagaaattgtgtccacatggcagcagctgcctggggcagtgggtttctcaatgctctcctgcacacggccaatacattttccctacccctctgccagggcaatgtcctggaccagttcttctgtgaaatcccccagatcctcaagctctcctgctcacactcctacctcagggaagttgggcttcttgtggtcagtgtctgtttatcatttggttgttttgttttcattgtggtgtcctatgtgcagatcttcagggccgtgcagaggatcccctctgagcagggacggcacaaagccttttccacgtgcctccctcacttggccgtggtctcccttgttatcaccactggcatgtttgcctatctgaagcccccctccatctcctcctcacccctggacttGGTgatgtcatttctgtactcggtggtgcctccagctgtgaaccccctcatttacagcatgaggaaccaggagctgaaagacacattgaagaagctgattctgtcactaatctctcagcagcattaa